A segment of the Siphonobacter curvatus genome:
TTATCGTTTAAACGCTACTCTCTTCCTAAAGATTGGAATTATATTCCATTACTCATCGGCTTATATTGGCTATGGCCGAAACATTTTGCTCGAATCCCTTCCATTGGTTTAGACTGGAGTTGGATATTAAGTCTACACTACGCCTACGCTAATAAGTTAATATTTGGCAAGGAGTGGGTTTTTACGTACGGTCCTCTAGGCTGGTTAAGTACTCGTGCAGATTATCTCTTAAATCAACCTTTGCTATTAGGGTTCGATTTAGTGAAAATGACGCTATTTGGTATTGTTATTCAATACTTTATCGAGCGAAGTAAAGTCTACAAGTATGGATTGTTTTTGGTCATGTATGGTGTGTTCATACTGAGCCTCTTACCTGATTTGATGATTGAGTTGCTGTTCCTTTTTCAATTCTTTCTTTATCTCTTCCATACAGAAAAAAAGTATAGCTATCTCTTCGTGGCCGTATGGATTGGAGTAATGATGTTTTTCATAAAACTCAATTATGCGTTCATCGGATCTTTATTGTTAGGGACATATCTTTTTTTGGCTAGTATTCATACTCGAAGTCTTAAGACGAAACTGGTCTATCTGGGTATAATGATAGGCTATGTCCTCACAATCGTTATATTTAGCCAACTCTTGCACGTAGACTTACTAGGATACCTCAAAGCAAGTATTGAAGTAATTAGCGGTTATAACGATGGAATGAACATCTATAACCAGTATCAGATTAATTATACCCGCCGGGCTTTACCACCGGTCCTTATGGCTTCGGCAATTACGCTAGCTGTCTGGATTGGGGGAATTCTTTATTTTAAAGTGTATTTAAAAAATTGGTTTGATGGTTTTCTATACGTTTGTACCTCAATTTCTTTTTATCTGATTTATAAGCATGCCTTTACATTTTATACCGATGGGCCGGCTTCAGAATTTTTCACTACAGCTCCGGCATGGTTAAGTTTAATTTGGTTTTTTACTCAAAATGATGCTTTACAGAAAGTAAGCTTAAAAGCAATTGTTTTGGTTCTGCTAGTCGTACCCGTAGGACTCGCTAGTTTTTGGGTAGCCAATCCAATGGCACTTCCTTATAATGATGCTATCTTATACTCATCGGTAGAAAAAGAAGTTTATCAGGCAGACCAGAAAAAACATTCAATTGATTCTAATGTCATTAAAGAGCTTTCTAAAGGTACAGTAGACGTCTTCCCAACGAATCTGGATATTGCTTTTTATAACGAGCTTAATTATAAACCCAGACCTGTCATTTTAGGATACAAAGCGTATACACCTCAATTACAACACTTAAACGCTGAGTTTTTTACTTCTGATCATAAACCAGATTACGTACTTTACGAATTATCTAAACTGGAGCATTTTCACCTGGATGCACAATCCCGTTTGGCTTTAACGCGAGCGTACCAGATCAAGAAAGAAATTGTTACGAAAGCAGGTGACTCTTTATTAGTTCTGGAGAAGCGTAAAGGCGTTCAACCGCTACACGAAACCCTAATTGAAAAGAAGCAAACGCATGTAAATGAGTGGTGTAGACTGACGGCGTACGAAGGAATGGGTTGGTTAACCTGTCAGGTTGATTATACGATCTGGGGAAAATTAAGACGTTTTTTATTTCAGCCTCCACGCCTGTATCTGGAAGTAGAATATGCGGATCATACGGTCGAGAAACGTCCGGCCGTACCCCCCTGTTTGCCTAGCGGCTTTCCCCTGCAACGATTGAACTCCAAGCAGGAGCAGTATGAATGGTTCGAAAACGGTGGTAAGAAAAATACGCCCATCGTCGCCTTCCGATTTACAACTGAAGAAGCGGGATTTAAGGATACGATTCCCTATGGAATTAAAAGCTATACGCTTACGCCCCAGTAAAAGATGTGTTGTTTTTAGTAGGTTTGATGAAATAATATTTTAAAATATTGCCTATGCTTGGTAGTATTGATGGAATATTGCTCCATCTGCTTCGTGTAATGATCGCGTCTTTCTACTCCCGAACCATCAGTGTAATAAGTTCTTTTCTCTGGCTAGTCCCAATGGTAGGGGCTCAGCAACTGGCGTATACCGTTCGTACCCCAAATCCTGAAACGCACCTGTACCACGTAGCCTTGGCTTGTCAGAATGCCAAAGGGAGTACGCTGGAATTGAAGATGCCCGTCTGGACACCGGGGTACTATCAGTTAATGAAATATGCTTCGTATGTCGAAAACTTTCAGGCGAAAGACGAAGCGGGTCGATTGCTTCCCTGGGAAAAATCGACGCCCAGTACCTGGAAAGTCAGTACGAATGGAGCTAAAAATCTGAAAATCAGTTATGATGTTCGGGGAAGTTCCTCTTTTGTCGCCAGTAACTACCTCGATGCGAATAAAGCCTACATTTCACCCACGGGATTATTTCTGTATCTGAAAGACCGACTGGACCTGCCCGTAACGGTAACGTTGGAACCGCATAAAGGCTGGAGTTCACGCATTGCCACCGGTCTGGATTCAATCCCGGGTAAACGGTATACCTATCAGGCTGCTAACTTCGATGTACTCTACGATAGTCCGATTCTGATGGGAAAAATCGAAGAATTGCCTGCGTTTGAAGTGAAAGGAATTCCGCATTATTTCGTGGGATACAACATGGGCGACTTTGACCGGAAAAAATTCACAACCGATTTGCAGAAAATTGTAGCAAATGGCTCGGCCCTGATTGGAGATATTCCCTACAAACATTACACATTTATTGCCATCGGTCCGGGTGGGGGCGGCATCGAGCACCTGAATTCTACTTCAATCAGTTTCAGTGGAAATCAGTTGCATACGCGAGCGGGTGAGCTAAAGATGTACAACTTCCTAGCTCACGAATATTTTCACCACTACAACGTCAAACGGATTCGTCCACAGGAGCTAGGACCGTTCAACTATGATCAGGAAAACCGGACGAAGTTATTATGGGTATCGGAAGGCTTTACGGTGTATTATGAATACCTGATTGTCGAACGGGCCGGATTGATGACGCCGGACGAACTGTTTCAGTCGTTCCAGCAAAACATTCGGGCGTACGAAAACAAACCTGGGCACCGCTTTCAGTCGGCTACGCAATCAAGTTATGAAACCTGGGAGGATGGGCCATTTGGACGTACGGGCGATGAAGTCAACAAAACCATCTCATACTATAACAAAGGACCAATCTTGGGTTTAATACTGGATTTTAAGATTCGCCATGAAACGCAGAACAAACGATCGCTCGATGACGTCATGCGGTCGCTGTACCGGGACTATTACCAAAAAAAGCAGCGGGGTTTTACCGAAAAAGAGTTCCGTCAAACTTGTGAGCAGATCGCCGGAATGTCACTGACGGAAGTATTCGAATACGCCGCTACGGTCAATGACATTGATTATCCGAAGTACTTTGCCTACGGTGGTCTGTCCATCGATACTACCGCCCGCCCATTGCCCGGGGCTTGGTTAGGTATCAAAGCCGCTACGAAGGGTGATTCAGTTGTGGTGGCTCACGTTGAGTACGAGTCGCCCGCCTGGGAGGCTGGGTTACGCAGTAAAACGGTAATTCTAACAATGGATGGCAAACCCGTATCCGCACTGCAGCCGCTGGATCTGACTCGTAAACCGGATGAAACTGTAGTCTTAGGGGTAGTGCAGAACGGACAGCGAAAAGAACTAACCTTACGGACTACCGAG
Coding sequences within it:
- a CDS encoding M61 family metallopeptidase; translation: MLGSIDGILLHLLRVMIASFYSRTISVISSFLWLVPMVGAQQLAYTVRTPNPETHLYHVALACQNAKGSTLELKMPVWTPGYYQLMKYASYVENFQAKDEAGRLLPWEKSTPSTWKVSTNGAKNLKISYDVRGSSSFVASNYLDANKAYISPTGLFLYLKDRLDLPVTVTLEPHKGWSSRIATGLDSIPGKRYTYQAANFDVLYDSPILMGKIEELPAFEVKGIPHYFVGYNMGDFDRKKFTTDLQKIVANGSALIGDIPYKHYTFIAIGPGGGGIEHLNSTSISFSGNQLHTRAGELKMYNFLAHEYFHHYNVKRIRPQELGPFNYDQENRTKLLWVSEGFTVYYEYLIVERAGLMTPDELFQSFQQNIRAYENKPGHRFQSATQSSYETWEDGPFGRTGDEVNKTISYYNKGPILGLILDFKIRHETQNKRSLDDVMRSLYRDYYQKKQRGFTEKEFRQTCEQIAGMSLTEVFEYAATVNDIDYPKYFAYGGLSIDTTARPLPGAWLGIKAATKGDSVVVAHVEYESPAWEAGLRSKTVILTMDGKPVSALQPLDLTRKPDETVVLGVVQNGQRKELTLRTTEKYERDFKITRLPSQNALQAAILKSWLQPQE